CCGCATGCTGGTCCCCATGCACCGTGATGGTGCCTGTGCATGCCCCGCGCGCCCTGCAAGAGGGCATGCGTCTCCGGGGCGCCACGCGTATCCTGTAGCTCGTCATCCCCAATCAGGAGAAGCGTCATGGTGACCCACGATAGAATCGGTCGGCTGGCCCAGCAGATCGGTGAACGCCTGCAGGGCGCCTCCCAGGCTCCCGAAGAGGTACAGAAGGGTATCCAGCAGGTGGTGAAGGGTGCCTTCGACCGTCTCGAACTGGTCTCCCGCGAGGACTTCGATATCTTGATGGACGTGCTGCAGCGCACTCGGTCGCGGGTCGAGGCCCTGGAGAAGCAGGTCGCCGCCCTCGAGGCGTTGGTGGAGGCACAGGGCGGCGGCGCGGCCGAGGGCGCCGACGCCTTGGCGGCGAGCGACCCGAACGGTGAAGGCAAGCGTGCCGAGCACAAGAGCGAGGACGCCGCCTCCTGAGTCGCGTCGGGCGGCCCGCCGCGCTGTGGACTAGCCTGAGAGCAGTCCATCCGCGAGGGAACGCCCATGACGCTGGCGATCGTGCACACCCGGGCCGGGCTCGGCCTGGAGGCACCCGAGGTGCAGGTGGAAGTACACCTCTCCAATGGCCTGCCCAGCATGACGCTGGTCGGGCTGCCGGAAACGGCGGTGAAGGAGAGCCGTGAGCGGGTGCGCAGCGCCCTGGTCAACGCCGGCTTCGAGTATCCACTGCGGCGCATCACCCTCAACCTGGCCCCCGCCGACCTGCCCAAGGAGGGTGGCCGTTTCGACTTGCCCATCGCCCTGGGGCTGCTGCTCGCCTCCGGCCAACTGCCGCCCGGTTGCCTGGAGGCGACCGAGAGCGTCGGCGAGCTGGCGCTGGATGGCGCCCTCAGGCGGGTAGAGGGCGTGCTGCCGCTGGCTTTGGCGGCGCGCCGCGCCGGGCGGCGGCTGATCGTGCCGCGAGCCAACGCCGACGAGGCGGCCCTGGCCGGCGAGCTCGAGGTGCTGCCGGCCGACCACCTGCTGGACGTGGTCGCCCACCTCCTGGGCCAGGCCCCTATCGCTCCCCACCGGCTGTCGCACCCGCCCGCGGCCACCCGGCCGTTGCCCGACCTTGCCGAGGTGCGCGGCCAGTTCCAGGCGCGCCGCGCGCTGGAGGTGGCCGCCGCGGGGTCTCACAACCTGCTGTTCGCCGGTCCGCCAGGCACTGGCAAGACCATGCTGGCCAGCCGCCTCCCGGGCATCCTGCCGCCGCTCACCGACGACGAGGCCCTGGAGGTGGCGGCGGTGCGCTCGGTGAGCGGGCTGCCGCTACGGGCCGAGTGGGGCCGGCGCCCCTTCCGTGCGCCGCACCATACCGCCAGTGCCGTGGCCCTGGTGGGTGGTGGCGCGCGGCCGCGCCCCGGCGAGATCTCCCTGGCCCACCATGGGGTGCTGTTCCTCGACGAGCTGCCGGAGTTCCCGCGCCATGTGCTGGAGGTGATGCGCGAGCCCATGGAGTCTGGTCGCATTCATATCGCCCGGGCCAGCCATGAGCGGCGCTACCCGGCGCGCTTCATGCTCGTGGCGGCGATGAATCCTTGCCCGTGTGGCCACCTGGGCGACCCGCGCCAGGCCTGCCACTGCACCGCGGCGCAAATTCAGCGCTACCAGTCGCGGCTATCGGGGCCGCTGCTCGATCGCATCGACCTGCAGGTGGAGGTGCCGGCACTCCCCCCGGAGCAGCTCACCGCCAACCAGCCGGGGGAGGACTCCGCCACGGTGCGCAGCCGAGTGCTCGCCGCCCGCGAGCGGCAGCTGGCGCGGGGCGCACTGAATGCCCATCTGGCGGGGAGGGAACTGGAGACGGCCTGTGGCCTCTCGGCGCCGGATCGCGCCTGGCTGGCCGAGGTGCTCGAGCGGCTCAAGCTCTCGGCGCGGGCCTATCATCGCGTGCTGCGGGTGGCGCTGACCCTGGCCGACCTGGCCGGGGTGACGCGTCCCGAGCGCGAGCAGCTGATCGAGGCGGTGGGCTATCGCCAGCTCGATAGGCTCCTCAAGGGGTGAGCGCGCCTTTCGCGATGGTTATAGCGCCGTGGCGTCCAGGGCGCCCTGCAGGCTCTCCTCCCAGCGCGTCGCCTCCTCGCCGGGGTGTCGCAGGGTCAGCGTCAGGCGGTAGGGCAGCAGCTCACGGTCGGAGAGCGAGAGGCGTGGGCCGTCGGCCATCAGGCGGCTCTCCAGGCGCCACTGGTTATCGCTGCTGTCGGTCAGGCTGGTGTTCCAGTCGAGCACCTGGGGGCCATCGCTGATTGCCAGCAGGGCGCGTACCAGGCTCTCGTTGAAGCGCGCGTTCTCGATGCCGAGGCTGGCGTTGATCTCGGGGCGCGCCAGCAGCAGCACCTGGTCGCTGGGTGGCTGCGGTAGGTTCGGCGCCGACATCACCAGCGCGGCGGCGCGCTCGCCGAGGTTGAACAGCGCCTGGCGGATGCTGCTGTCGGGGCGTTCGGGGGGGGCGGCGCAGCCGGCGAGCAGGGCCGATGCCAGTGGGGTCAGTACCAGCAGGGTGGCCAGGCGAAGGGGCGCGGTCCTCATGATGTTGTGTCCTCCACTGCGGTGTCGGGCGCCAGGGCATCGATAAAGCGATCCAGGCTTTCAAACAGTGCCTGGCGGATGGGCTCCGCCTCATTGACCAGGTGGTGGCGCGCCTCAGGATGCAGATGCACCTGGGCGTTGGGAAACTTCTTCTTGAGTACCTCCAGGTTCCACTCCCAGTCCACGGTCAGATCCTGTTCACCCTGCAGGATCAGGGTCGGTACCGGGTTGGGGGGCAGCGCCAGCAGCCGCGGCATCCAGCGGCGCATGGCGCTCACCCAGTCCACCTCCACGCGGCTGGCCTGGAGCGGGTCCTGGTCGCGCAGGAAGGCGGCGAATTCGGCGTCGGTAGAGTTGTCGCGGAACTTGCGTGGGATGGAGCGCACGAAGGGGCCCACCAGCAGGTGCAGCCAGCTTGACTGACGCCAGCCCCAGGGTCGCACCAGCGGTGCCAGCAGGGCCAGGCCGGCCCAGCTGTCGTCCGCGCCGCGGGTCAGGGCGTCGGTGGCGAGGATCGCCGCGCCGGTGCTCTGGCCGATGCCCAGCCAGGGGTGCGGCGCCAGCCCTTCGGCCTCCAGGTGGTCCTGGAGGGCGTGCAGGCAGCCGCCATAGTCGTCGAAGTCGGTAATCGAGGCGCGCTGGCCGCTGGAGAGGCCATGCCCGGGCAGATCCCAGAGCACCACTCGCCAGCCGCGCTCCAGCAGGCGTTCGAGCAGGTGGCGATAGAGCCCCAGGTGGTCGAAGTAGCCGTGGACCACGAAGGCCGTGCCGATGGGCTCGACGGGGCTCCATACCGAGGCCCACAGGCGGAAGGCGCCGGCCTCTAGGAAGCCCAGGTGCAGTCCCACGTGCCTGGCGAGCAGGGGCGCCAGGCCGTAGTGGCCCAGGTAGCGCTGCAGGTGGTCGCCGCCCGGCAGCTCGTCGGCGGGGTCGATCCAGCGGAAGGGTCCCAGGGCCTGCAGGGGGGTGAAATCGCTCATCGCATTCTCCACGGTGCGCCACCATGCTAGCGGCAAGCGCGAGGTGGCACCATGATTGCCGAGCGAACGGGCCTCGCGGTCTTATCTTTTGGTCGAGTCCCGGCGCTGGCGATGCCACTCCGGCTTTACATATGGAACGATTTTCCACAAAATCAGAGCGACACAGTCACCCCAACCCTGTCGATGGCAGTCCGGTGTGTACCCGCCGCCTGCCCCAT
The Halomonas sp. H10-9-1 DNA segment above includes these coding regions:
- a CDS encoding accessory factor UbiK family protein — its product is MVTHDRIGRLAQQIGERLQGASQAPEEVQKGIQQVVKGAFDRLELVSREDFDILMDVLQRTRSRVEALEKQVAALEALVEAQGGGAAEGADALAASDPNGEGKRAEHKSEDAAS
- a CDS encoding YifB family Mg chelatase-like AAA ATPase → MTLAIVHTRAGLGLEAPEVQVEVHLSNGLPSMTLVGLPETAVKESRERVRSALVNAGFEYPLRRITLNLAPADLPKEGGRFDLPIALGLLLASGQLPPGCLEATESVGELALDGALRRVEGVLPLALAARRAGRRLIVPRANADEAALAGELEVLPADHLLDVVAHLLGQAPIAPHRLSHPPAATRPLPDLAEVRGQFQARRALEVAAAGSHNLLFAGPPGTGKTMLASRLPGILPPLTDDEALEVAAVRSVSGLPLRAEWGRRPFRAPHHTASAVALVGGGARPRPGEISLAHHGVLFLDELPEFPRHVLEVMREPMESGRIHIARASHERRYPARFMLVAAMNPCPCGHLGDPRQACHCTAAQIQRYQSRLSGPLLDRIDLQVEVPALPPEQLTANQPGEDSATVRSRVLAARERQLARGALNAHLAGRELETACGLSAPDRAWLAEVLERLKLSARAYHRVLRVALTLADLAGVTRPEREQLIEAVGYRQLDRLLKG
- a CDS encoding alpha/beta hydrolase, which translates into the protein MSDFTPLQALGPFRWIDPADELPGGDHLQRYLGHYGLAPLLARHVGLHLGFLEAGAFRLWASVWSPVEPIGTAFVVHGYFDHLGLYRHLLERLLERGWRVVLWDLPGHGLSSGQRASITDFDDYGGCLHALQDHLEAEGLAPHPWLGIGQSTGAAILATDALTRGADDSWAGLALLAPLVRPWGWRQSSWLHLLVGPFVRSIPRKFRDNSTDAEFAAFLRDQDPLQASRVEVDWVSAMRRWMPRLLALPPNPVPTLILQGEQDLTVDWEWNLEVLKKKFPNAQVHLHPEARHHLVNEAEPIRQALFESLDRFIDALAPDTAVEDTTS